Proteins encoded in a region of the Zea mays cultivar B73 chromosome 2, Zm-B73-REFERENCE-NAM-5.0, whole genome shotgun sequence genome:
- the LOC103646559 gene encoding uncharacterized protein LOC103646559 precursor, with protein MAAEPIRTALLFLVLLALASSVAAASTAPAPARAPTATGCRRGDLVVRQRATGRVVEGKPEYAVEVRNACRCAQSRVLLRCYGLSSVGGRGPARHPRRGRPALPPRGGAVRFTYAWMTPQDFPLLSSRPHC; from the coding sequence ATGGCGGCGGAACCAATCAGAACAGCGCTTCTCTTCCTCGTCCTCCTCGCCCTCGCCTCCTCCGTGGCCGCCGCATCGACGGCACCAGCACCAGCGCGCGCGCCAACAGCGACCGGGTGCCGGCGCGGCGACCTGGTGGTGCGGCAGCGCGCGACGGGGCGCGTGGTGGAGGGGAAGCCCGAGTACGCGGTGGAGGTGCGGAACGCGTGCCGGTGCGCGCAGTCCCGCGTGCTGCTGCGCTGCTACGGGCTCAGCAGCGTGGGAGGCCGTGGACCCGCGCGCCATCCGCGCCGTGGACGCCCGGCGCTGCCGCCGCGCGGGGGCGCCGTGCGCTTCACCTACGCCTGGATGACGCCGCAGGACTTCCCGCTCCTCAGCTCGCGCCCGCACTGCTAG